The nucleotide sequence TATCTATGTATCCCATTTGAAGACCGTTCATTATCGAGAGAATCACGGTCAAGACCATTACACCGAAGGCAATTCCCAATATGGAAAAAAGAGTCGAGATTGAAGAACGCCCCTTTGTATCTGCGGAATTAAATCTATTTAAAACAAAAAAAATCCATCTATAATTATTCTTTTTCATTTTACATTTCTTCCTCTATCACACCGACTTCTTTTCCGTATTCGAATAAATGAACTATCTTTTTATCCGTCATATATTCCGTGTAAGAAATTTTATTTCCGTTTACAAAGTCGGTTTTGGATTTTGTTTTATTTTCAGGTCCGTATTCATACTTTGAAATATATTCGGTTCCTTCTTTTTTTAAAAACGATTCTATCAATAAATTATTTTCATTATAAGTATAAATATTTTTTTCGAGTTCGTTTTTGCCTTCCGCATCGTAAACGATTTTTTCGGTTTCCATTCTTTTTTGATTATATTTTATTTTGATAAGTTTATCCGATAAAACGACTTCGCAAGATTCAGGATAACCGTCTTTGTAGGTATATGTTTTTTTTTCTATAAGTTTATCTTTTTCATATAAGACGGAAATAAGAGGCCTGCCCTTATCATCCGGTTGTTCAAAAAACCACCTGTCTCCAAAACAGGCCGTAAGCCCGGAGCTTTGAATGGAATAAAATCCCTTATCGGATTCTTCCGGATCTTTTTCGTTTTCGGATAAATTTTTATTTTCGTTTGCAGGCAAATTTTGATCTTCGGTTTCTTTAACAGGAGGGGATTGAACATCAGAATTTTCCGATCCGTCTGCAAAAATAAAAAGAGAGTATAAAATAAAAACAAAACATAATATTTTTTTTAAACTCATTTATATTTTTCCGATAAATTCCTTTACATAGTTTTCAGCCGAAAAAGGAGATATGTTTTCATATTTTTCTCCGGTTCCGACAAAAAGCATGGGAAGGTTAAGCTCTTTTCCTGCCGTAACGGCAACGCCGCCCTTCGCCGTAGAATCATACTTTGTTAAAAAGACCGCATCGACTCCTATAGCTTCATGGAAAACTTCGGCCTGCCTTAGACCGTTTTGACCTGTAGTTGCATCCAATACCAATATCTTTTTATAGCAGCCTTCAGAAGCCTTTGTTTTTGCAATCCTGTCGATTTTTTGAAGCTCCCTTACCAAATTTTCTTTATTGTGAAGCCGTCCTGCCGTATCTGCAAGAACAAGGCCGCCGCCTGATGAAGCCATTGCATCGCCGGCATCAAAGATGACCGCCCCCGGGTCTCCCCCATGCTGATGAGCGACAACCCTCACATCATTTTTTTCACCGTGAAATTTCAACTGTTCAATTGCAGCGGCTCTAAAG is from Treponema denticola and encodes:
- the ftsY gene encoding signal recognition particle-docking protein FtsY, with product MKNKSFAAGLKKLFGLYKGPEESFFEDLTDTLIEGDIGAKTALEIEASLRELCKKDKLVSEDDVLNGLYNILLPYVKVTSLIPEKDKVSIYLVLGVNGVGKTTSIGKMAHYYKQKYGTPIILAAGDTFRAAAIEQLKFHGEKNDVRVVAHQHGGDPGAVIFDAGDAMASSGGGLVLADTAGRLHNKENLVRELQKIDRIAKTKASEGCYKKILVLDATTGQNGLRQAEVFHEAIGVDAVFLTKYDSTAKGGVAVTAGKELNLPMLFVGTGEKYENISPFSAENYVKEFIGKI